The nucleotide window TCCACCTAGACGATCGCGGAAAACTCACGATCGGCGACCGCGTCTCGGTTTCCGACGGCGTCCACATCTACAGCCACGACCACGACGTCGTCGACCAGACAGAGGTACGCAACTACCACACGATCGTCGAAGACGACGTGCGACTCACCTACGACGCGATGGTTCGTGCCGGCTGCAAGGTCGGCGAAAACGCCATCGTCGGCGCTCGTGGGATCGTCCAGCACGACGTTCCCGCCCATCACATCGCGATCGGCGCACCGGCCAAAAGCGTCAAGATCAAACCCGGCTGGGAGGACGTCGCGACACCACTCGACGACGCCGGCGTCAACCGACAGGAACAGCGCCACATCGAGTACGATCTCCCCGACGACCTCGAGGTCTTCGACGAGTTCGGTCGCGATTTATAGACGGACGGCACCGTCATCAAGACACTATTGTCCGTGGATCCGAACTCAGGGAATAGCCAAGTGTCTTGAGAACCTATAGCATGATGATGGAGCTCTGGGGCTGGCTCGTCGGCTACATACTGCTGTTTGCCCTCCTCCACCTGTTACTGTACTTTCTGTACGTACGAGGGAACGACGACGCGGGGTCGCCTTCGTTCGCCGAACCGAACCGTGCAAGCCCGCGGGCGTCACCCGGGCCCGACCGATATCCGAACGCGGCCGACGACGTCGAACCCGAGGAAGACGCCGACGATCACGACCTCGAGTTCGACGGGGAGACGATCCGCTGTCCCCACTGCGGCGTCCGAAACGAGGGCGATCAGACGTTTACGTACTGCTGGAACTGTATCTCGTCGCTTCGGCAGTGACGCCGAGTGACGACCACACTGTGTGCCAGCCACTCGAGCGATTCGTTGTGTTTCTCATTCGCGACTATCGCATGAGAGTGCGTCTGTGATCGTCTCGAGGTGGTCGACACCGACGACGGCGACGATGGGTCCGTCGGTCGTCGCTCGAAGTTCCTCGAGGCGGTCAATCATACACCGTTCGCGAGTTTCGTCGCGATAGGTGAGTGCGCTGTCGTCCGTCTGGATGCTACCGAGCAAGGCCTGTACGCTGGCAACGTGTGACCGCTCGTGGGCGGCCTGTTCGGCCGGTGGAGCGTCGGCCTCGCAGTCGTACTCGATCGGGTCGTCGCAGGCGACAGTCATTGACGTCGCGTGAGTCAGCGTCGCGGCGAGCCGACAGGTCAGCGCTTCCTGTGTCGCGCCGCGTAGACTCGAGATGACGCGGCGAGCCGTCGACGGCGAGACGCGGTCGGCGATCAGTCGTGTCACAAGGCGTCGCAGAAACGACCAGTTCGGGGCATCGATGCCGACAGTCGTCGCGGCGGGCGCCGCGTTGATCGCCGCGCTCATTTCGCCGCCGAAGCGCGGCGGGGCCTCGGCCGTGGCCTCGCGGGCGTAGGCACGATACAGCGGGAGGGCTGCCGCCGGGAGTTCGAGGGCGAGCACGTCGGGGTCGACCGACTCGAGGACGGTTTCGACGCGCGCAACGCTCGCCGGGTGGTCGTGGACGACGCCAAGAAGGTGGCAGGTGCCTGCCGGACCGGTCACGCGACGCGCGAACTGCGACGTAATTCGCGGATCGTCGAACGACGCGGCGAGCGGCGGGGATTCGGCCATTGATCGAGTGGTAATACGTGACTACCAGTATAACCCTTCTGTTGTGCTCGAGCACGGCCGAAATCGAACGACGAAACCGGACGTAAGCTGACCATACTCGCCGCTGATCGGTCGGGCGGCGTGTAAGGGGACCGTGGCCCTTGGAAACGATTTCCGCGCTTTATTACTCGCGCAGCCATGGTGCCGGTGGTTCGGTTTCCGGAGATAGCCTGGTTCGAACGGGATGCAGACGGCGGGTAGTATGCAGACGGCGGGTGGTATGCAGACGGCGAGTTCATCAGCAATGCCCGAAGACGCACTCACCAAAGCCGATGAAGGAAAACTGGTCCTGAACACGGACGGCACTACGGTCGGTCGCCTCGTCGACGTCCGTGACGGCTACGGGTACGTCGAGCCGAACCCGACGCTACTCGAGACGATCAAAGCGAAACTCGGGTGGGCGACGCGAAGCGACGAGGCACACCCGCTCGACGAGGGAAGTATCGAGAAAATCACCGACGATGCGGTGTATCTCCGGGGGACGCTGTGATCGAGACTCGAGAGCAGGCGTGCCCGTCGTGATGAGGACGATCAGGAGGGTGCTTAGACGCCGGTACTGTAGCGCAAGATTCCGGCGAAGCCGCCGAAAGCGTTGTAGAGCTGTTCGCCTTTCTCGAAGTCCGTCGAGATGAACTTGGTTTCGGTGCCTCGCTGTTCAGCGATTTCGATGAGGTGGTCGATCGCGTCCTCGCGGTCGTCGTCCGTCGCTTCGATCTCGGTGCCACACTCGCTGCATGTGTGCTCGGGCGTCGATTTGCGCCGGTCGAGCACCTCGTAGTCCGTGTTTCCACAGGCCTCACAGTCGTAGACGATGACGTCCTTTCGGAGGTCCTCGCTGATGAGGAGTCGATCGACGGCCCCCATCATGAGATTGCGGCGGGTCTGCTCGAACCCGTAGGTTGCGAGGTCGCCCGCGTTGAGTTCCTTGAAGAACTCCTCCATCTCCTGTTTGTCCTTCATCACCTCGGCGTCGGCCAGCGCGTCTTCGGCGTTATCGACTAAGTCCTTCAGGCCGGACTCGTCGGTGTAGGCGACGTCGAACTTCCCGATGACGTTGTCCTGAATCTCGTGGTGGAGGTAGTCACCGTCGAGGAACTCGTCTTTGGTCGGCGAGGGACCGCCGACGAGGATGCCGTCGAGTTCGTGGCGTTTGGGGACAAACAGATCGTTTGCCATCCCCGCGACCTCCTGATAGAAGTTGTCGATGGCCTCGAGTCGCAGTCGAGCGAAACGCTGGGCGGACTGGCCACCTTTACGCTGTTTGCCGGGGACGAGCGAAGAGGCGGACTTGACGGCTTCGATACGTTTGCCTTTCAACCAGCCGACGTTGGCCTCGCGGCGATCGAGGACGATCAGGCCGTACAACCCCTGATCGGCCAGCATGTGCTCGAGCGGTTCGGTGAGGAAATCCGAGTCGCAGTGATAGCGGAACGACTCGATGGGCTGGGGTGGACTCTCTAAGACCTTCGTGACCATCTCGGTCCGGCCGCCGCCGGAGTCGACGGCACCCGAAAACAACACCATTCCGTTCTCCGGCGGATAGGTATCGTAGTACCGGAGCCGGTCTTTGATGCTGGTCAGCGCGTCCTGAACGGCCGTTCGAGTCTGTTTGGACTTGATGTTGGCCGCTTCGCTGTGTTCCTGTGTGACGTGGGTGACGACGTCACTGATCTGTCGGTCCTCGGGAATGTAGATCGTCACGAGCTGTGTGCCGGAGCCATCGAAATCTTTGAGATCTTCGATGACCTTCCGGAACTCGTATTTTTTCCGGTCGGATTGCTCCTGATCGCCCTCCTGGCTCATTACCCGTACAAAACGGTGCTGTGGGTAAGAATCCTTTGACACACCTGTCGACGATTGATACGGTTTACTGTCGTCAATTACCGCCGATCGCCGACCCGTGCTGGCGATCGACGGTACACAGTTACAGCAATCCGTATGACTCGCCCAGACGACCGGTACTTACGGCGTGTGGGGAGCCACCGGTCGACTCGAGAGCACCGACGGAGCGGACTGCTCCGTCCCCGACACGGACGTGTCGGCGAACTACCATGCATCGGGAGTTGAGGTGACGATTTAAGGTGTTCCCGTGAGACTGTCCGGACAGTACTCCAGTATGTCTCACGAGACGGTCTATGCGATCGCGAGCGGGAAAGGGGGCGTCGGAAAGACGACGACGACGGTCAATCTCGGGACGGCGCTGGCGGAGGCCGGCAAACGTGTCGCCATCGTTGATACCGACCTCGGGATGGCGAACCTCGCTGGGTTCGTCAGTCTGAGCCCCGACTCGATGACGCTCCACGACGTGTTGTCCGGAGCGGCATCGGTCGACGACGCCACCTACAGTATCACGGATAACATCGTCGCCGTACCAAGCGGCACCAGCCTCGACGAGTACGCCGACACCTCCCCGGAAGGACTCCGCGAGGTCGTCGCGGAGCTTCGAGATCGATTCGACTACGTCTTTCTCGACGTCGGCGCGGGCGTCAATCACGAAACTGTCCTCCCGCTGGGACTCGCCGACGCCGTCATCCTCGTGTCGACGCCCGAACCGGCGGCCGTCCACGACTCGAAGAAGACCCTTGAGTTGACCGAACGGGCTGGCGGCTCGGTCGCCGGACTCGTCCTCACTCGCACGTTGCCCGACAGCGACATCTCCCACGAGGAGATCGCCACCCGTCTCGAGACCACCCTGCTGGGAACGATCCCGGAAGACGCCACGGCCCGCGAGAGCGTCTACGCCGGGACGCCGCTGGTCGTCTACGAACCAGACGGCCCCGCTGCCGCCGCCTACCGACAGCTCGCGGGCGATCTGGCCGGGGTCGACGTTCCCGACGCTGAGTCGACAGCCGACGAGGCAATCGAACTGGGTGAAGAAACCGCGGACGACTCCGATACCGAATCGGCGGTCGGCAACGACGGCGAGCGAGAAGCCGCACACGACGACGTCTCGAGTGCGATCACGGAAGCCGAATCCGACTCCTGACTCGACCCACGGCGGTTCGTCTCGCTGGTAACTGGTCCCTACGTTGGCGATTTCGTGCGTGAGACTGTCTCGAGCACCATCGTAACTGCTGAACGAACCGCAGTGCAGACGGACGGGTAGCCGACGCATACTGGTTCACAGGTCGGGCGACGACCGCCGTCAGCAACGTTCTTCGACTGGTGACGACGCCGGCTGGCGGTCGTACTGTACTCAATCCCAGACAGTCACGAGAAAATGACAGTAACGATCTGATTACTAAACACAGACAGGATCGATGGCACGAGCATGGAGCGACGAAACGTACTCCTTGGCGGTGGTGCCGCGCTCGCGACCATACTGGCCGGCTGTTCCAGCGACGAAACGAGCGACGATACCGGATCGAACTCTCCCACTGACGACGAGTCCGACGAGGACGGGACCGGAACTGAGGGCGAGCCCGACGAGACGGACAAAACCGGTGACAAGGACAAGACGGACGAGGACAAGGCCGGTGACAACGACGACCTGGCTGACGACGAGATTCCCGGATTCGAGAGAGACAAGTTCGAACTCGACAGCGAGACGGTGTCGGTGTCGACGATCGAACGCGAGGGCGAGATCGTCACCATCGTCGTCGACACCGAGACGACCGACGAGGAGACACTCGCCGAAGAACTCAAGTCGTTCGCCGACGACGTCGACGAGGGAATCGTCGACCTCGAGACGTTCACCGACCACATCGAAACGATCGCACTCTTCATCAAACACGACGGGGAGAAGGTCGTCTCGTACGGCATTGCCGTCCAGTGGATCACCGAGTACCGTGAGGGCTCGCTGACGAGAGCGGAGTTGCTCGAGAAAATTCGGGGAACCGAGACGACGTACTGACGATTGAGCCGCTTCCCGCTGACGTGATTTTTCAACCGACGACCGAAAGCGGTGCATCCGCCGCTCGAGCGGCTTCGCTCGGGTCGCAGCGATGCAGGCGTGCGTGTCGGAGGTATAGTACCAACTGAAACGATTCACACCTGATCGCACAGTTGCCGTGCGATCAGGGGGGCATGACGTTCAGTGGCTACGATAGGTGTCCGGAGATTGCCTACATCGACCGCGGCGGTTCGACGCCGAGGATCGACAGCGCGTTCGCGACGGTGTGTTTCGACGCAGCCACGAGCGCGAGTCGGGCCGCCCGAACGTCCGGGTCGACGTCGTCGGCGAGCACTGGACACTCCCGGTAGAAGCCGTTGAACCGATCGGCGAACTCGCGCGTGTAGGTCGCGATCTGGTGCGGTTCGAGGTCGTCGGCCGCCTCGTCGACGACCGCCGGGAACCGGGCGATCGTCTCTAGGAGGTCCCGTTCCGCGTCGGTGTCGAGCAGGTCGGCCTCGAGTGCCTCGAGTTCGACGTCCTGAGTCGCGAGGTCGGCCTCGGGATCGAGGCCGGCTTCCTCGAGAATGCCACAACAGCGCGCGTGGACGTACTGGACGTACGGCGCGGACTGGGCCTCGAAATCGAGCGCCCGCTCCCACTCGAAGGTGATCGCTTTCGTCGGCTGCTTGGAGACGATGTCGTAGCGGACCGCGCCGATGCCGACCTGGTGGGCGATGCGTTCGATGTCGTCCGTATCGAGGTCGTCGTCGCGAAGGCGGTCCTCGAGTCGGTCTTCGACTTCCTCGCGGGCGCGGTCGATCGCCTCGTCCAACAGGTCGTCTAGATCGACGCCGGTACCTCGTCGAGTGGACATCTTCCCTTCGGGCAGGTTAACGTAGGAGTAGAGCACTTGCTGGAGCCCGTCAGTGTCGTTGTCCAGTAACTCGAGTGTGGTGCGAAGCTGTTTGGCCTGCAGTTTGTGGTCCTCGCCGAGCACCGTCACTGCGCGATCGTAGTTGTCGAACTTCCACTCGTGGTGGGCCAGATCGCGGGTCGCGTACAGCGAGGTACCATCCGAGCGCAGGAAGACGAGGTTCTTGTCGATACCGTGGTCGTCGAGTTCGAGCTGCCAGGCGTCTTCCTCGTAGACGGCCTCGTCGAGTTCTTTGAGGCGGGCGACGAGGTCGTCGGTATCGCCGTTTCGCATAAACCGCGTCTCCTTGACGAACTCGTCGAACTCCGCGGGCAACCGGCCGAGACAGGCTTTCATGCCCGAGAGCACCTGATCGACGACCTCGCTGACGCGCTCGTAGGCCTCCTCGTCGCCGGCCTCGAGGCCCTGCATGATCGACTCGATCTCGGCTTCGGCCGCTTCGACCTCGCTTTCGGCGGCGTTCTCGAGGTAGGCGTTCCCCTTGCGGTAGTACCGAACGAGGTCGTACTCGATGCGGTCGCGTTCGGGGTCGTCCTCGAGGTCGTCCTCGTCGAACGTTTCGTACGCCCAGGTGAAGACGGCCATCTGCCGGCCAGCGTCGTTGACGTAGTAGTGGCGTTCGACGTCGTAGCCAGCGGCGTCGAGCAGGTTCGCGACCGCGTCGCCGATGATCGGGTTGCGTGCGCGGCCGACGTGAACCGGGCCGGTCGGGTTCGCGCTCGTGTGTTCGACGACGACGGACTCTTCGCGATCCTCGAGTTCGCCGTAGGTCTCCTCGGTCGCGGTCGCGAGAGTGTCGGCGAAGTAGGCGTCACTCGGCAGGAAGTTGAGATACGGGCCCTGCGTCTGTACCTCGGAGACGTAGGTCAGGTCGTCGACGTCGATTTCGTTTGCGAGCTGGCCTGCGACCTGTGGCGGTGGGGCTCCGGCCTCGCCGGCGAGTCGGAACGCGACGCTCGAGGCGAGCACGCTCGGCACGTCTTCCGGCGGTTCTTCGATCCCGAGATCGTCCGTCGGGAAGTCGAGCGCTGCGAGTGCCTCCTCGAGGGCGGCCTCGACCTCCGCGCGTAGGGAGAGGAACATACCCGCCCGTATTCAGGGGGCAAGTAAAGGAATGTCGGGTTTCGCCGCTCATCGGCTGGCGGCTCGAGCGTCGGGCGGGTCGAGTTACTCGAAATAGGTGGCCGCGGCCCGGAACCGCCGTTCGTGAATCGGGCGGAACGTCTCCCCGGAGGCGT belongs to Natronorubrum aibiense and includes:
- the prf1 gene encoding peptide chain release factor aRF-1 — its product is MSQEGDQEQSDRKKYEFRKVIEDLKDFDGSGTQLVTIYIPEDRQISDVVTHVTQEHSEAANIKSKQTRTAVQDALTSIKDRLRYYDTYPPENGMVLFSGAVDSGGGRTEMVTKVLESPPQPIESFRYHCDSDFLTEPLEHMLADQGLYGLIVLDRREANVGWLKGKRIEAVKSASSLVPGKQRKGGQSAQRFARLRLEAIDNFYQEVAGMANDLFVPKRHELDGILVGGPSPTKDEFLDGDYLHHEIQDNVIGKFDVAYTDESGLKDLVDNAEDALADAEVMKDKQEMEEFFKELNAGDLATYGFEQTRRNLMMGAVDRLLISEDLRKDVIVYDCEACGNTDYEVLDRRKSTPEHTCSECGTEIEATDDDREDAIDHLIEIAEQRGTETKFISTDFEKGEQLYNAFGGFAGILRYSTGV
- a CDS encoding PRC-barrel domain containing protein; protein product: MPEDALTKADEGKLVLNTDGTTVGRLVDVRDGYGYVEPNPTLLETIKAKLGWATRSDEAHPLDEGSIEKITDDAVYLRGTL
- a CDS encoding DUF7577 domain-containing protein, encoding MELWGWLVGYILLFALLHLLLYFLYVRGNDDAGSPSFAEPNRASPRASPGPDRYPNAADDVEPEEDADDHDLEFDGETIRCPHCGVRNEGDQTFTYCWNCISSLRQ
- the argS gene encoding arginine--tRNA ligase is translated as MFLSLRAEVEAALEEALAALDFPTDDLGIEEPPEDVPSVLASSVAFRLAGEAGAPPPQVAGQLANEIDVDDLTYVSEVQTQGPYLNFLPSDAYFADTLATATEETYGELEDREESVVVEHTSANPTGPVHVGRARNPIIGDAVANLLDAAGYDVERHYYVNDAGRQMAVFTWAYETFDEDDLEDDPERDRIEYDLVRYYRKGNAYLENAAESEVEAAEAEIESIMQGLEAGDEEAYERVSEVVDQVLSGMKACLGRLPAEFDEFVKETRFMRNGDTDDLVARLKELDEAVYEEDAWQLELDDHGIDKNLVFLRSDGTSLYATRDLAHHEWKFDNYDRAVTVLGEDHKLQAKQLRTTLELLDNDTDGLQQVLYSYVNLPEGKMSTRRGTGVDLDDLLDEAIDRAREEVEDRLEDRLRDDDLDTDDIERIAHQVGIGAVRYDIVSKQPTKAITFEWERALDFEAQSAPYVQYVHARCCGILEEAGLDPEADLATQDVELEALEADLLDTDAERDLLETIARFPAVVDEAADDLEPHQIATYTREFADRFNGFYRECPVLADDVDPDVRAARLALVAASKHTVANALSILGVEPPRSM
- the minD gene encoding cell division ATPase MinD — translated: MSHETVYAIASGKGGVGKTTTTVNLGTALAEAGKRVAIVDTDLGMANLAGFVSLSPDSMTLHDVLSGAASVDDATYSITDNIVAVPSGTSLDEYADTSPEGLREVVAELRDRFDYVFLDVGAGVNHETVLPLGLADAVILVSTPEPAAVHDSKKTLELTERAGGSVAGLVLTRTLPDSDISHEEIATRLETTLLGTIPEDATARESVYAGTPLVVYEPDGPAAAAYRQLAGDLAGVDVPDAESTADEAIELGEETADDSDTESAVGNDGEREAAHDDVSSAITEAESDS